Genomic window (Polyangiaceae bacterium):
GATTGCACAAAGCCACGAGGCCGTTCACCAGGGAGAGCAAGTCGTCGACCTGGGTCGCGAGGTCGTCACCGAGAGTCAGAAGGTCAGCGCCGTGGTCCAGATGAACATCGTCAAGGACCCGGTGTACAGTGACAATCCTGCCCTCCTCGACGCCTTCAAGACCGACGCAGCGAAGCAGGACGAGCGCTTGCGCAAACAGCAGAAGGCCCTCGAGGAACAAGCGGCTTCCCTCAAGGCTCAGTCGGGGGCGTTGGCCGATCGCCAGCGTTCCATGTTCACCAGTCTGCTCTTGGTGTTCAGCTTGCTGGTGGTGGGCATCGGCTTCGCTGGCATCGTGGTCACGCACAAGGTGGCCGGCCCCATCTTCAAGATGAAGCGACAGATCCGCGAACTCGGTGATGGTAGCCTCAAGGTGCCCTTCGGCTTGCGCAAGGGAGACGAGTTGGTCGACTTCTTCGAGACCTTCCGTCAAACGGTGCGCAAGCTTCGAGAGCGTGAGGAACAGAACCTGGAGCTGGTGAACGATGCCCTCAAAGGCTTGGACGCCGACAAGAACTCCGACGAGGTTGCGAAGCTGGAGCAGGTTCGCGACACCATGAAACAAGCCCTGGACGGGTGATGCTGGGCTAGGGCTGGGTGGCAGGCGGGCCAACCTGGTCCGACCAGGCGGTGCGCCGGGCTGAATGATCCTTCGCTAGAAGGCGGCGCGGACGTAGTCGATTTCGGCGCGCCCCTGACGGTCGAAGCGCACGCCAGCTGCGTCGAAGCGCATGCGGCGCACGCTGTCGTCGAAGCGGTAACGGTCCTTCCACAGACGCTGTCCCGCCCAACGCAACCGGCGACGCTTGGCATTGTCGATGCTGGCGAGGGGGCGCTGCCACGAGCGTCGTCCACGCAGTCGCACCTCGACGATGATGATCGTGTCGGCGTCGCGCGCCACCACGTCCAGCTCGAGGTGCCCGAGGCGAAGATTGGTCGCCACGATGGCGATGCCGCGTTCCCTCAGGAACTCGGCAACCGCCTCTTCCGCTCGCCGGCCCCGCCCCCAGGGCGAATCGTCACTTGGTGGGCGGGTTCGCCCCGTTGCCGCCGCAGTAGTAGTCTTTCTGGTCGGGGTTGCTTCCGGCCAGACACTCGTTGCCTGCTTCGACGTTTTCCTTGTTGTAGGAAGTGCCGTCCTTGATGCAGTAGAAGCCGGCGAGCTGGGAGCTGCCAAGCCCGAGGTCATCGAGGAGTTTCGAACAGGTGAATCCACTTGGGCAATCGCAGTAGCGCGCTCCGTCGTCGGTGCTGCCCGCCGCGTTCTTGCAGCGACAGGAGCAGTAGACCGACGAATCGGTCTGACGACGGACGAATTGCGGATTGACCTTCACGCTGATGCCGTCCGCCGTATCTTTGCCGCTGGTTCCGGGAATGCGGCACGCGGCTGGTTGCTCGGCTGCACCCGGGGTCTGGCTTGCGATCGCTTGTGCGGTCTGCTCAGTCTGGCCGTAGGGGCAGCTGACGCGACCCTGGAAGTGGTTCACCAGGCAGACGCGCGTCTCACACTGGAACGACTTGCTCTCGACGTTCACCTCGTCCGCCGAATACCCAGGAAACGTGGTCTGATACTCGTCTTCCGGAATGCAGGGGTCACCCACACCACCGGTCTCGCACCCCATCGAGAGGGCGCCGGCAGCAATGGCAAGGAGGTACCAGGGACTCGAAAACCGAGGCGTCATTCTTGGGCTTTCCGACTCGAAGGTTGGTGTCAATTTCGCCGTCAGCGGACCAAGACGGGCCGCAGGGCAAACGAACCGTAGTCGACCGCGCCGAGAGGCGTCAACGCGAATCCGACCCATGGATCCGCGGCCTTCGCGGGTATCAGGAACGCCGGGACGCATCGCCTCCGCTCGCAGAGGATTGTTGCCAGACTGGATTTGCTCAGAGGCGTAATTTTGGAAGATGAACGGACGCCAATGTTCGCATCCGACTTTCTGTCGAAGAGTCGCGCTTGACAACGCTCGTCGCGCCTATCTAACATCGCCCCGGCCGCGCTGGTATCTATCGGTTCTCATTGATATTTTTTCGCTCCCCGTGGGCGGAATGGGGAGAAGCGGAGCGGTCGCCGCATCCACCACTAGCGCCTGAACTGTATCTAGAGAGGTTCCATGTTGCGAAAGCGCGTTGTCGCCATCTGCTTCTTGGCTGCCGCCGTCAGCGGTGTCGTCGTCACACATGACGCGGTTGCTCAAGAGGTCATCGATCTCGACGAGGAAGCAGCCAAG
Coding sequences:
- a CDS encoding HAMP domain-containing protein; this encodes MAEAGAAPATATGRHQRQLKNYLLDSHFQLKYTGYLVLIAVVLSAALGFALWRTSRSVIAQSHEAVHQGEQVVDLGREVVTESQKVSAVVQMNIVKDPVYSDNPALLDAFKTDAAKQDERLRKQQKALEEQAASLKAQSGALADRQRSMFTSLLLVFSLLVVGIGFAGIVVTHKVAGPIFKMKRQIRELGDGSLKVPFGLRKGDELVDFFETFRQTVRKLREREEQNLELVNDALKGLDADKNSDEVAKLEQVRDTMKQALDG